In Finegoldia magna ATCC 53516, a genomic segment contains:
- the thiC gene encoding phosphomethylpyrimidine synthase ThiC: MEYTTQLDAAKKKIITKEMKRVAEKENIDVEILREKVEKGYAVIPANKNHKSLDAHGVGEGLKTKINVNLGISKDCYNIEKEMEKVRVAIDMDAEAIMDLSNYGKTRQFREELIEYSPAMIGSVPMYDCVGMLDKELKDITEEEFLQVVEQHAKDGVDFITIHVGLTRDIAEHLKTTDRITKIVSRGGSLLFAWMIANNKENPLVTRYDDVLEICEKYDVTLSLGDALRPGCINDATDDLQIQELINLSRMAKRAYEKNVQVMIEGPGHVPIDQIEANMKIEKTICNNAPFYVLGPLVTDIAPGYDHITSAIGGAIAASTGADFLCYVTPAEHLRLPNLEDMKEGIIATKIAAHAGDIAKKIPGAKERDDEMSRARFNLDWEKMFELAIDSEKPKKYRKESQPIEEDSCTMCGKMCSMRTVKKVLNGEDVNLI, encoded by the coding sequence ATGGAATATACAACTCAATTAGACGCTGCAAAGAAGAAAATCATTACAAAAGAAATGAAAAGAGTAGCGGAAAAAGAAAACATAGACGTAGAAATTCTTAGAGAAAAAGTTGAAAAAGGATATGCGGTTATTCCTGCGAACAAAAACCACAAATCATTGGATGCTCACGGTGTTGGTGAAGGTTTGAAGACTAAAATCAACGTGAATTTGGGAATTTCAAAAGATTGCTACAACATTGAAAAGGAAATGGAAAAAGTTAGAGTGGCAATCGACATGGATGCAGAAGCGATAATGGATTTGTCAAATTACGGAAAGACTAGACAGTTCAGAGAAGAACTTATCGAATATTCTCCTGCAATGATTGGTAGCGTTCCGATGTACGATTGCGTTGGAATGTTAGATAAAGAATTGAAGGATATTACTGAAGAAGAATTCTTACAAGTTGTGGAACAACACGCAAAAGACGGTGTGGATTTCATTACAATTCACGTTGGACTTACAAGAGATATCGCTGAACATTTGAAAACAACAGACAGAATTACAAAAATCGTATCACGTGGTGGGTCATTATTATTCGCGTGGATGATTGCTAATAACAAGGAAAACCCACTTGTAACAAGATACGACGATGTACTTGAAATCTGCGAAAAATACGACGTCACACTAAGCTTGGGAGATGCTTTAAGACCGGGTTGCATTAACGATGCGACAGATGATTTGCAAATTCAAGAGCTAATCAATTTATCCAGAATGGCAAAAAGAGCCTACGAAAAAAATGTCCAAGTAATGATTGAAGGACCAGGCCATGTGCCAATCGATCAAATCGAAGCAAACATGAAAATCGAAAAAACAATCTGCAACAATGCGCCATTTTACGTGTTGGGACCTTTGGTAACAGACATTGCACCGGGATACGATCACATCACATCAGCAATTGGTGGTGCAATCGCAGCAAGTACTGGAGCAGATTTCTTGTGCTATGTAACTCCTGCAGAACATTTGAGACTTCCTAACTTGGAAGATATGAAAGAAGGAATCATCGCTACGAAAATCGCAGCTCATGCTGGAGATATCGCAAAGAAAATCCCTGGAGCAAAAGAAAGAGACGACGAAATGAGCAGAGCACGTTTTAACTTGGATTGGGAAAAAATGTTCGAACTTGCAATTGACAGCGAAAAACCAAAAAAATACAGAAAAGAATCTCAACCAATCGAAGAAGATTCATGTACAATGTGCGGTAAAATGTGTTCAATGAGAACGGTGAAGAAAGTATTGAACGGGGAAGATGTCAATTTAATTTAG
- a CDS encoding cyclic pyranopterin monophosphate synthase MoaC/MOSC-domain-containing protein: MDLTHFNEDGLPRMVDVSEKETTKRVAVAHSRIYMKKETMQKITEKSIKKGDVLSVAQTAAIMAAKKTSEIIPMCHNIFITGVDVKFELADDYIDIFVQSNTESKTGIEMESLTAASVAALTIYDMCKAIDRSMRITNVELLHKEGGKSGVYNRSVDSDEAVVIDVNISEKKGTVKTPVEFAELRVDHGLVGDAHAGNWHRQVSLLAEESIDKMREMGLDLKDGDFAENITTRNIELFTLPVGQVLTIGECVLEVTQIGKECHKGCAIKQKVGNCIMPTEGIFCKVLKGGIIKKNDKIKLVELN, from the coding sequence GTGGATTTAACTCATTTTAACGAAGATGGTTTGCCAAGAATGGTGGATGTATCTGAAAAGGAAACTACTAAAAGAGTTGCTGTGGCTCATAGTAGGATTTATATGAAAAAAGAAACTATGCAAAAAATCACAGAAAAATCCATCAAAAAAGGCGACGTTTTGAGTGTCGCACAAACTGCTGCGATTATGGCTGCGAAGAAAACATCGGAAATTATTCCAATGTGTCACAATATTTTCATCACAGGTGTTGATGTTAAATTCGAATTAGCAGATGATTATATAGATATTTTCGTCCAATCAAACACCGAATCAAAAACAGGAATTGAGATGGAAAGCTTGACGGCTGCAAGCGTTGCGGCTCTTACGATTTACGATATGTGCAAGGCAATTGACCGTTCGATGCGAATTACAAATGTGGAATTACTTCACAAAGAAGGCGGCAAAAGCGGCGTTTACAACAGAAGTGTCGACAGTGATGAGGCAGTTGTAATCGATGTGAATATCAGCGAGAAAAAAGGCACTGTGAAAACTCCTGTAGAATTTGCAGAACTTAGAGTGGATCATGGATTGGTTGGAGATGCACACGCTGGAAATTGGCACAGACAAGTGTCGCTTTTGGCAGAAGAATCCATTGACAAAATGCGAGAAATGGGACTTGATTTGAAAGACGGAGATTTCGCAGAAAATATTACAACGAGAAACATTGAATTGTTTACGCTTCCTGTCGGTCAAGTGTTGACGATTGGAGAATGTGTTCTAGAAGTTACACAAATCGGAAAAGAATGTCACAAAGGTTGTGCGATTAAACAAAAAGTCGGCAATTGTATTATGCCAACGGAAGGAATTTTCTGCAAAGTTTTAAAGGGCGGAATTATTAAGAAAAACGACAAAATCAAGCTTGTAGAATTAAATTAA
- the moaA gene encoding GTP 3',8-cyclase MoaA, producing the protein MKDALGRKIDYLRISVTDKCNLRCKYCMPEEGITHLNHDEILTIDETLKIVEVFKDLGIKKVRLTGGEPLVRNGILNLVKGIKNMGIEEICMTTNAIKLYDMAYDLKESGVDRFNISLDTLDADKFRDITRGGDLKKVLKSIDKLKQMDMKPIKINTVVMRHFNYDEIEDFVKFAENGVIVRFIELMPIGEAIGKSDDYVSNEEIIKKIGNLQKIDSDSQKSKVAEYYTNPNGAIVGFINPISHKFCSECNRVRLDCKGNLLMCLHSNKSINLKDCIRNDEDIRQIITQEIYNKPERHYLEEGNFNKRDMNTIGG; encoded by the coding sequence ATGAAAGATGCTCTCGGAAGAAAGATAGATTATTTGAGAATTTCGGTGACTGACAAGTGTAATTTGAGATGCAAATACTGCATGCCAGAAGAAGGAATCACGCATTTGAATCACGACGAAATTCTAACTATAGATGAAACTTTGAAAATCGTAGAAGTTTTCAAAGATTTGGGAATAAAAAAAGTACGTTTAACTGGAGGAGAACCTCTTGTTAGAAACGGAATATTGAATTTGGTAAAAGGCATCAAGAACATGGGAATCGAAGAAATCTGCATGACTACCAATGCGATTAAATTGTACGACATGGCTTATGATTTAAAGGAAAGTGGCGTGGACAGATTCAACATTTCGCTGGATACTTTGGATGCAGATAAATTTCGTGACATAACGCGTGGTGGAGATTTGAAAAAGGTACTGAAATCCATCGATAAATTAAAACAAATGGATATGAAACCAATTAAAATCAACACCGTTGTGATGAGACATTTCAACTACGATGAGATAGAAGATTTTGTGAAATTCGCAGAGAATGGTGTGATTGTAAGATTTATCGAACTGATGCCTATTGGCGAAGCGATTGGAAAATCTGATGATTACGTGTCGAACGAAGAAATTATCAAAAAAATCGGAAATCTTCAAAAAATTGACAGCGATTCACAAAAATCGAAGGTCGCAGAATATTACACCAATCCGAATGGTGCGATTGTGGGATTTATCAATCCGATTTCTCACAAATTCTGCTCAGAATGTAACAGAGTTAGGCTGGATTGCAAGGGCAATTTGCTGATGTGTTTGCATTCTAATAAGTCGATTAATTTGAAAGATTGTATTCGAAATGATGAAGATATCCGTCAAATTATTACACAAGAAATATACAATAAACCAGAAAGACATTATCTCGAAGAAGGTAACTTCAACAAGAGGGATATGAATACTATAGGAGGTTAA